A region from the Desulfovibrio sp. TomC genome encodes:
- a CDS encoding sirohydrochlorin cobaltochelatase gives MIRLLRIILSLSLVLALAVPAVAGHDAKKEPKRAIVVAAFGTTVSEAAPAITKMVERVKAAYPGVPVTLCYTAAMIRAKLAREGKNVPSPAEALAALPDAGVTDVALMSLQTIPGSEYHDLLRTAAAFSRMPKGLSQVSVSAPLLFEKEDFPKVAKALVDAAPKERKPGEAVVFVGHGTEHSANMAYPALQYSLWRVDQNAFVTTVEGIPSFDDVIADLKAKGIKTAWLIPLFAVAGDHARNDMAGKEKDSLASSLAAAGIEAKPVLSGTADREAVAAVWLDHLKTTFDALPGK, from the coding sequence ATGATTCGCCTGCTGCGGATTATCCTGTCCCTGTCCCTTGTCCTGGCTCTGGCTGTGCCGGCTGTTGCCGGTCATGACGCCAAAAAAGAACCCAAGCGGGCCATTGTCGTGGCCGCCTTCGGCACCACCGTGTCGGAAGCCGCCCCGGCCATCACCAAGATGGTGGAGCGCGTGAAGGCCGCCTATCCCGGCGTGCCCGTCACCCTGTGCTATACCGCCGCCATGATCCGGGCCAAGCTGGCCAGGGAGGGCAAAAATGTTCCCTCCCCGGCCGAGGCCTTGGCCGCCCTGCCCGATGCGGGCGTGACCGACGTGGCGCTCATGTCCCTGCAAACCATCCCCGGCAGCGAATACCACGACCTGCTGCGCACAGCCGCCGCCTTCTCCCGGATGCCCAAGGGCCTGTCCCAGGTGTCGGTAAGCGCCCCCCTGCTTTTTGAAAAAGAGGACTTCCCCAAAGTGGCCAAGGCCCTGGTTGACGCCGCCCCCAAGGAGCGCAAGCCCGGCGAGGCCGTCGTCTTTGTCGGCCACGGCACCGAACACTCGGCCAACATGGCCTACCCGGCCCTGCAATACAGCTTATGGCGCGTGGACCAAAACGCCTTCGTGACCACGGTGGAAGGCATCCCGTCCTTTGACGACGTCATTGCCGATCTCAAAGCCAAGGGCATCAAGACAGCCTGGCTCATTCCCCTGTTTGCCGTGGCCGGCGACCATGCCCGAAACGACATGGCCGGCAAGGAAAAGGACTCCCTGGCCTCGTCCCTGGCCGCAGCCGGCATTGAGGCCAAACCCGTCCTGTCCGGCACGGCTGACCGCGAGGCCGTGGCCGCCGTGTGGCTCGACCACCTGAAAACCACCTTCGACGCCCTGCCCGGGAAATAA